AGTGATCGGATAATGAGTGGGGGATGCCAAGGCGAATGAAGCGGGAAATAGCGCCAATTTGGCCAGTAAATGGCGAGCATATTTCATGCGTTTTTTCCGATTTTTTGAGTGATAGATTGGCAGTTTTTATGGGAGGTAATGTCGCCGATTTTTACGGGTGATTATCTCGATTGATCCCGTCCTGGCTATCTCTTTCTCGCGCTTCGTTCCGCGATGGGCGACGATCATGTGACAAAACACCCGGGAAAAACAACCCCCGGATTGCCGGTTCAGGGGCGATCATGCCTTGGGGACGTTCAATGATGGATGACGGTCTTCGGGGAAATTGCGTGGCGGCGATTGCGCCGGTCGCGGCCGTTACCTTAGGATACGCTCTTCGAAGACAGGTGCCCCTGATGCTCAGGGGATAATCGGGAAGTCTGGTAAGGCCTCGGCCGATCCCAGCGCTGCCCCCGCAACGGTAATGAAGCGCGATCCGCGATGACCACTGGCGATAGCCGGGAAGGTGCGGATCACGGCATGAGCCTCGGCCATGCCGCCTTCGAGCCCGGAGACCGGCCTGTCGTTTCGTGTCATCCCAGTCCGGTGCGGTGGGCACCGAGAGGATCAACATGCCCGAGTTTTCCGATTCCCCCTCCCGGCGGGGCGTCCGCCGTGGTGCGCGTCTGGCGTTCGTCTGCCGCTGCCCAGTCGACCGCGGCCTGGCCGCGACGCCATGACCGCCGTGCCCGAGTTCCCCTTCGTGGCCGTCGTCGGCCAGCAGCCGCTCAAGACCGCGCTGCTGCTCAACGTCATCGACCCCCGCCTCGGCGGCGTGCTGATCAGCGGCCCCAAGGGCAGCGCCAAGTCGACCCTGGCTCGGGCGCTGGCGGCGCTGCTGCCGGAGGATGGCGGGGGCCGCCGACCGTCGCTGGTGACCCTGCCGCTGGGCGCCAGCGAGGAACGCCTGACCGGCAGCCTGGACCTGCAGTGGGTGCTCGCCGAGGGCGAGGCGCGCTTCCAGGAGGGCCTGCTGGCCCGCGCCGACGGCGGCCTGCTGTACGTCGACGAAGTCAATCTGCTGCCGGATTCGCTGGTCGATCTGCTGCTCGATGTGGCCGCCAGTGGCGTCAACCGCGTCGAGCGCGATGGCCTGAGCCATGCCCACCCCGCGCGCTTCAGCCTGATCGGCACCATGAACCCCGACGAAGGGGAGCTGCGCCCCCAGCTGCTCGACCGCTTCGGCCTCTGCGTCGAGCAGGCGGCGAGCCCTGGCGTCGCCGAGCGCGTCGCCATCCTGCGCAAGCGCGAGGCCTTCGATCGCGATCCCCCTGCCTTCATCGACGCCCATGCGGCCGAGCAGGAGGCGCTGACCCGGCGCCTGGCCGATACCCGCCAGCGGTTGGGGGCTGTCACGGCCGAGCCCTGGGTCTACGAGCATATCGCCCGAGAGAGCGATGCCGCCGGCGTCGAAGGCATGCGCGCCGACGTGACCTGGCATCGCGCCGCCCGGGCCCATGCGGCCTGGCGGGGCGAGCCGCGCGTCGCGCGCGAGGACCTGGATACCGTCGAGCCCTGGGTGCTGGCCCACCGCCGCACCATTGCGCCCGAGACGCCGCCTGACGAGGGCGACAGCGGCCATGGCTCCAGCCGTGGCGGATCGAACCCGAGCGGCACCAGTCGTGATCGACCGGGGCGCGAGCGCCAGGAGGACGCCTCGCCGGACCCGGCCGCAGGCGGCACGCAGGACTCTGCGCCCCAGGGCCAGTGGGGCGCCATGCCGCCGGTGGCGCAGCCGAGTGTCAGTGCGCAGATGCCGTCGCTGCCCGATGCCGCCACCGGGCTAACGAAAACGGCTCCGGCAGTGTCTGCGTCCTCGAGCCGGCTCTCCGGCCGGCAGGCGGGCCGTCGCCGGGACCGCCGGCAGGGTGAGCAGGCCGCGGATGTGTCGCGCCTGGACTGGTTCGCGACCCTGGTCGAGAACCGTGGGCGCTGGCCCTGGCGGCGCCTGCGCTATCGTCGCCCTCGCACCGGCCAGCCGATGCTGCATCTCGTGCTGCTGGACACCTCCGCCTCCACCCTCGGCCGGCGCCTGCTGGGCCGTGCCAAGGGCGTGGTCGACCGGCTGGCGCGCCAGGCCTATGCCGCCCGCGAGCAGATCGCGGTGCTGGGCTTCGGCAACGATGGCATTACCTCCCTTCAGCCTCGGCGCCGCGCGCCCAAGGACCTGCTCGAGCGGCTCGATGCCGTCGCCGGTGGCGGAGGCACGCCGCTGCGCGAGGCCGTACAGCGCGCGGCGGACCTGCTGCGCCAGTGGCGTCGCCGGGAAGCCGGACTCTCGGTGCGCACCTATCTGATCACCGACGGCCGCACCCGTCAGCCGCTGAGTGGCCTGCCGTCGCTCGGCGACTGCGTGGTCGTCGACACCGAGAGCGCCGCCGTGAGGCGTGGGCGGGGCCGCGACATCGCCCGTCAGCTGGGCGCTCTCTACGTGCCGCTGGCCGGCCTGGAGGCCTCCCCATGAATGATGCTCACGCCAACGAGAGCGCGACCAAGAACGAGAACACCATCGGCTGCCCGGCGGTGTTCATCGCCGCGCCGGCCTCGGGCCAGGGCAAGACCACCGTGACCGCGGCCCTGGCACGGATGCTGCGCCGCCGGGGCCAGGTGGTTCGGGTGTTCAAGACCGGGCCCGACTACCTGGATCCCCGGGTGCTGGCCCAGGCCTCGGGCCAGCCGGTCGACCAGCTCGACCTGTGGATGGCCGGCGAGGCCTACTGTCGCCAGCGACTGTTCGAGGCCGCCCGCGAGGCCGACCTGATCCTGGTCGAGGGCGCCATGGGGCTTTACGACGGCGAGCCCTCCAGCGCCGATCTCGCCGCGCTGTTCGGTCTGCCGCTGGTCATCGTCATGGACGTCAAGGGCATGGCCCAGACCGCGGCGGCGCTGGTGGCCGGTCTGGCCGGCTTTCGCGATGACATCCGCATCACCGGACTGATCGCCAACGCCTGCGGATCACAGCGCCATCGCGAGCTGATCGAGGCGGCGCTGCCGGTGAGCGTGCCGCTGCTGGCGGCGGTGCCCCGCGATACGGCCCTGGCGCTACCCGAGCGTCATCTGGGGCTGGTCCAGGCCGAGGAGATCCGCGACGACCTGGAGGCGCGCTTCGACGCCGGCGCCGAGGCACTGGCCGCCGAGGGGCTGGGCGAGGCTTTGCTTTCGCTGCCACCTGTGGTCTTCAGTCCCGCGCCCAGCGAGGCATCGGCGCCGCCGGCCTGGCTGGCCGGTCGCACCATCGCCGTGGCTCGTGACGCCGCCTTCAGCTTCATCTATCAGGCCAACCTGGACCTGCTCGAACGGATGGGGGCGAGGCTGCACTTTTTCTCGCCGCTTACCGATCGCGGCCTGCCGGCCTGCGACGCCCTGTGGCTGCCCGGGGGCTACCCCGAGCTGCATGCCGCCGGCCTTGCGGCCAATGCCGCGCTTCGCGACGACCTTCAACGGGCCTTCGCTGCGGACCTGCCGATCCTCGCCGAATGCGGCGGCCTGCTCTATTGCCTGGAGACGCTGACGGACGTCGATGAGAAGACCCACGCCATGCTGGGGCTGCTGCCCGGTGCGGGCGCCATGCGTGGCCGGCGCGGCTGCCAGGGCATGCAGACCGCCGAGCTGCCCGAGGGTGAGGTACGTGGCCACGCCCATCATCGCTCCCAGGCCGGCGGCACGCCTGCACCGATCGCCCACGGCCGACGCCAGCGCCATCCCGCGCCGGGCGAGGCCATCTATCGCTCGCGGCGCCTGACGGCGTCCTACCTGCACCTGTTCTTCCCCGACAATCCCGCCGCCATCGCCCGCCTGTTCGGCGCGGACGCGGCCGACGCCTCTCGCTCTTCCGAAGCTCCGCCGACCGACTCGACCCTCGACCAGACCAAGGAATGCCACGCATGAAGCTCGACAAGATTCCCGCCACGGTGGTTACCGGTTTCCTGGGCAGCGGCAAGACCACGCTGCTGGCCGGCATCCTGCGCCAGATCACCGGCAAGCGGATCGCCGTCATCGTCAACGAGTTCGGCGAACAGGATATCGACTCCAGCCTGCTGCGCGGCTGCGCCCTCGGCTGTGAGGACGGAAGTGAAGAGGAAGGCGCGCGTGCCCCGGGTATGAAAGAAGACGAGGACGGCGGCATCTTCGAGCTGGCCAACGGCTGCATCTGCTGCACCGTGGAGGAGGAGTTCCTGCCGGTAATGAAAAAGCTGGTGGCCCGCCGCGACGACATCGATCACATCCTGATCGAGACCAGCGGCCTGGCCCTGCCCAAGCCGCTGGTGCAGGCCTTCAACTGGCCGGAGGTGCGCCAGCACTGCACCGTGGATGCCATCATCACCGTGGTGGACGGCCCCGCGGTGGCCGCCGGCCGCTATGCCAGCGACGTCGAGCAGGTGGAGGCCCAGCGCCGCGCCGACGATAGCCTGGATCACGACCCCAGCCTGCGCGAGCTGCTCGATGACCAGCTGAGCGCCGCCGACCTGGTGTTGGTCAGCAAGAGCGATCTGCTCTCGGCGGACGAGCGGAAACGCGTCGAGAAGATAGTGGCGCGCAAGGTCTCCGAGGCCGTGAAGACGCTGTTCATCGATCCGAGCCTCGCACAGGACCCGGCCCGGCTCGAGGCCCTGATGGGCATCGGCGCGGCGAGCGAGGAGGGTATCGATCGCATCGACAACCACCATGACCGCCACCATGCCGAGGGCGCCCATCACGATCATGCCCATGATCACTTCGACGGCGTCGTGATCCGCCTCGGCGAGGTCGACGTCGAGGCGCTTGAGGCCCGGCTGGCCGAGCTCTTGAAGGCTCACCAGATCTATCGCGCCAAGGGCTTCGCGGCGATTCCCGGCAAGCCCATGCGTCGGGTGATCCAGGCCGTCGGCCAGCGGCTGGACGGCTATTACGATCGGCTGTGGGCCCAGGACGAGCCGCGCCACACCGAGCTGGTCATCATCGGTCGGGGCCTCGACCGCGCCTCGCTGCAGGCGACGCTTGCGGACGCCGAGCGCGCGATGCCCGCCTGATGCATCTGTTCGCCGCCAAGCCCGGGGGCTTCGTCGACGATGAGGGCATCGTCGACCTGCAGCAGAGTCCCGCCGAGGTCGTGATCCTGTCGGCCGCCGACAGCAGCCTCTCGGCGCTGGCCCAGGCGGTCGAGCGACTGGGGGACGGCTATCCCTCTGTGCGCCTCGCCAACTGGATGAACCTGGTCAAGCCGGCCGCTTACGACCTCTACGAGGATCGGGTGCTGGAGCAGGCGCGCCTGGTCATCGTCTCGCTGCTCGGCGGCAGCGCCTACTGGCAGTATGGCCATGAGCGCCTGCTGGCCTGGGCGGCGGCGGACCCGAAACGACAGCTGATCCTGGTGCCGGGCTGCGATGCCCCGGACGATGCCCTGCTCACGGCCTCCAGTGTGTCCTTCGACGCGGCCCATCGGGTGTGGCGCTACCTGCGCGAGGGCGGCGTGGACAACGCCGAGCAACTGCTGCGCTTCGTCGCCGCAGAATGTATGGAACAGGGCCTAGCGAGGCCGCTCGCCTGGCGCGAGCCCCGGGCGATTCCTCCGGCGCTGATCTACGCGCCGGGACGCTCGGCGCCGACGCTGGCGAGCTGGGAAGCGCGCAGGGACCATGATCGCCCCGTCTGTCTGCTGCTGTTCTATCGCAGCCACCTGCAGGGGGCCAACACCGCGGTGCTGGACGGCCTGATCGCGTCCCTCGAGGCCCAAGGGCTCGCGCCCCTGGCGGTGGCGGTGGCCTCGCTGAAGGAGGAGGCCTGCGTCGCCTTCGTCGATCATCTGATCGAGCGTACCGGCGCCGGCCTGGTGGTCAACACCACCGGCTTCTCGGTCAACCGCGCCCCCGACGAGGGCGAGGTCACCGGTGGGGCACCAGGGGAAGAGCCGGCAGGCCTCTTCGTCGGCCGGCCGGTGGTGCTGCAGGCGATACTGGCCAGCAGCCCGGAGGAGGACTGGCGCGACAAGGCCGCCGGCCTGCACAGCCGTGACGTGGCCATGCAGGTGGTGCTGCCGGAGATGGACGGGCGCGTCATCACCCGGGCGGTGGGGTTCAAGGCCGAGTCCCACTACAGCGAGCGCTGCCAGCTCTCGGTGACGCGCCATCGGCTGCATCCCGAGCGTGCCGCCTTCGTCGCCGAACTGGCCTGGCGCTACGCGCGGCTGCGTCAGACGCCCAACGCCGACAAGCGCCTGGCGCTGGTGCTGGCCAACTATCCCGCCCGGGACGGGCGCATCGGCAATGGCGTCGGCCTGGATACCCCGGCCTCCACGGTCAACCTGCTGCGCGCGCTCGAGAAAGCCGGCTATCCGCTCAAGGACCTGCCCGAGGATGGCAACGCCCTGATTCGCCGGCTGCAGGCGAGCGTCACCAACGAGGCGCAGTCGCTTGCCTGGCGGGGCAGCTGGCAGAGTCTCGGCGTCGACGATTACCTGGCCTGGTTCCGCACCCTGCCGGATACGCTGCAGGATTCGGTCTGGCGGCGCTGGGGCGCCCCCGAGGATGATCCCCGGCACCGCCAGGGGCGGCTGCTGATCTCGGGCATCCGCCTCGGCGAGACCTTCGTCGGCATCCAGCCGTCCCGGGATATCAGTGACGGTCCGGATGCCGATCCGACCCGGAGCTATCACGACACCGAGCTGGTCCCGCCCCACGGCTATCTGGCGTTCTACCTGTGGCTGCGCGAGCACTACCGGGTGGATGCGGTGATTCACGTCGGCAAGCACGGCAACCTGGAGTGGCTGCCCGGCAAGAGCACGGCGCTCTCTGCCGAGTGCTGGCCGGATGTCGCCCTGGGGCCGCTGCCGCACTTCTATCCCTTCATCGTCAACGATCCAGGGGAGGGCGCCCAGGCCAAGCGCCGCAGCCAGGCGGTGATCATCGACCACCTGATGCCGCCGCTGGCCCGGGCCGAGCTCTACGGCGACATGGCCGAGCTCGAGTCGCTGACCGACGAGTACTACCAGGCGCTGGGCATGGACCCGCGTCGGGAGGCCCTGATTCGCGAGCGCATCCTTACGCACCTGAAGCGGACCGGCATCGATCGGGAGCTCACCCAGACCGCCGCTGAGGGTGACGACAAGGGCGACGACAAGGGCGACGACGAGGGCCTGCTCACCGAGCTCGACACCTACCTCTGTGATATCAAGGAAGCCCAGATCCGCCACGGCCTGCACGTGCTCGGCAGCCTGCCGCCGGCGGAGAAACGCGCGGCGACCCTGGTCGCCATCCTCAGGCTCCCCAGGGGCGAGTCGACGACGCAGCGTGGTCTGCTCCACGCCCTGGCCGACGACCTGGGGCTGCGCGAGCCGGACGAGTCGGGGGCGCGTTTCGATCCGCTGGCGGCCGGCACCGAGCCTTGGCGGGGGCCACGGCCGGTGGCGCTGAGGGAACTCTCCGATGCCCCCTGGCGCAGCGCCGCCGATACCCGCGAGCGCCTCGAGGGGCTCGCCGAGCGGCTGGTCGAGGCCCATGTCCTGACATCCGACGACGACCTGGCATCCGGCGAGCTCGAGGCGCTGGCCCGGGATTATCCAGCCACCGCAGCGCTCTGCCGCCATGCCCGCGACGGCCTCTGGGCCGCCATGCGCCACGGCGCCGAGCGCGAGATCGGCGCGCTGCTCGATGGGCTCGACGGGCGCGGCGTGCCGCCAGGCCCAAGCGGAGCGCCCAGCCGCGGCCGGCTCGACGTGCTGCCTACCGGACGCAACTTCTTCAGCGTCGACAACCGCGCCGTGCCGTCGCCCGCCGCCTGGTCGCTGGGCGAGGCCTCGGCTCAGGCCTTCGTCGAGCGCTACCTGCAGGATCACGGCGACTACCCGCGGCGCCTGGGGTTGTCGATCTGGGGCACCGCCACCATGCGCACCGGCGGCGACGACATCGCCCAAGCCCTGGCGCTGATGGGGGTGCGGCCGATCTGGTCGCTGGGTTCCCAGCGGGTGGTCGACGTCGAGGTGATCGCCAGTCCCTTGCTGGGCCGGCCCCGGGTGGACGTCACCCTGCGGGTGTCCGGCTTCTTCCGCGACGCCTTTCCCCATGTGATCCGGCTGTTCGACGCCGCGGTGCGGGCGGTGGCGAGCTATCAGGAGCCGGGCGACGGCAACACCATCCGCGCGGCAATCGGGGCGCGCCGGAGTGAGCTCGAGGCCTCGGGGCTCTCGCCCGAGGCGGCCGAGCAGGAGGCCGGCTACCGGGTGTTCGGCAGCCGGCCCGGCGACTACGGCACCGGCCTGGACCGGCTGGTCGACGGCCGTGCCTGGGATGATGCCGATGACCTGGCCGAGGCCTACGTCGCCGCCGGCGCCTATGCCTACGGCCAGTTCCCCGAATCCGGCATCGGGGCGCGCCGCGCCTTCGAGCGCCAGCTCGGCGGCCTGCAGGCGGTGCTGCACAACCAGGACAACCGCGAGCACGACATCCTCGATTCCAACACCTACTACGCCTTCCAGGGGGGCATGGCCAACGCCGGCCGCGCCCTGGGCGGCGAGGCGCCGGCCGTCTATCACGCCGACCACGCCAACCCAGCCCGGCCGCGCATCCGCACCCTGAAGGAGGAGCTTTCGCGGGTGATCCGCTCCCGGGTCCTCAACCCCAAGTGGATCGAGGCCATGCGCGAGCACGGCTACAAGGGCGCCTTCGAGATGGCCGCCACCGTGGACTACCTGTTCGCCTACGACGCCACCACCGATCTGGTGGCCGACCATCAGTACGCCCAAGTCACCGATGCCCTGGTGCTGGACGCGGCGAACCAGCACTTCCTGCGCGAGCACAATGCCGCGGCGCTGGAGGAGATGGCCGAACGCCTGCTGGAGGCGGTCCAGCGCGGCCTCTGGCAGGACGCCGGCGAGCACGGCGAGGCGCTCAGGGACCTGCTGCTCGAGTTCGACGAGCGTCGGGAGCAGACCTCGTGAGCCCCCCGGCACGGATTCGCGGCTGGTGCCCCGGCGCCTGGCGCCCCATGGCCACCGGCGACGGCCTGCTGGTGCGGGTGCGCCCGCGGCTGGGCCGGCTCAGCCGGGCACAACTGCTGGCGCTGTGTGACGCCGCCGAGGCCTGGGGCAGCGGGCTGATCGAGCTCACCCGTCGCGCCAACCTGCAGTTGCGCGGCGTGACCGAGAGCGGCTGGCCCGCGCTGATGGACCATCTCGCCGAGCACGGCCTGGTGGCCCCGGATATCGCGGCCGAGCGCCGCCCGGCGCTGCTGCTGGCTCCGGACTGGCGCGATGACGACGCGACTCTCGAGGCGGCGTGCCTGCTACGGCAGCGCCTCGCCGCCTGGCCGAGCCTGCCGCACAAGTGGGGCCTGGCGTTGGATGCCGGGCCGGCCCCGGTGCTCACCGAGGCCTCGGCCGACCTGCGCCTGGAGCGCTCGGCCGAGGGCGGGCTGCTGGTGCGGACCGACGGGCGCGACCGTGGCACGTCGGTCGAGGATGTCGAGGCCGCCGTCGACCTGATGACACGGCTGGCGCATTGGTTCGTCGAGAGTGGTGGCACGCAAGCCGGGCGGATGCGTCGCCTCAATGCGCCGCTGCCGGCCTGGGCGGCGGTCGATGCCGCGCCGGCCGATGCCGCGCCGGCACTCTCGTTGGGCGCGCATCCCCTTGGGTGGGTGGTCGGGCTACCCTTCGGCCGGGTGCAGGCCTCGACGCTGCGCGCCGCGCTTGCCGATGACGATGTCACCGGCATCCGGGTCACGCCCTGGCGGCGCCTGCTGCTGGAAGGCCTGCGCACGAAGATCAACGACGGCGACCCGGCCGATGGGCTGATCCATGACGAGGGTGATCCGCGGCTTGCCATGGACGTCTGCCCGGGGGCGCCGCATTGCGCCCAGGCCAGCGTGGCCACCCTGGGCCTGGCCCGGGCGCTGGCCGAGCGGCGTGGGAAACGCCCGGATGGGCGAAGCGCGGGCCGGGTGCACATCTCCGGCTGTGCCAAGGGCTGCGCCCGGGGCCGCTCGGCCGAGCTCAGCCTGACCGGACGCGACGGCCGCTATGACCTGATCCTGGGCGGACGCGCCGACCACACGCCAATCGCGACCGGCCTCGGCGAAGCCGACGCCGTCGAGCGCCTTGCCGCGCTATGGGCAAGCACATGACACGGGGGCGAAGTGCCGCGCGCATGCCTCGCGACGCCTCGTTCCCGAAACGATCGATTAGGAGATAACGGATGCCTCACGTCTATGAAACCGACGGACCGGCGATCTACCGGGAGTCCTTCGCCATCATACGGCGCGAGGCCGAGCTTGCGCGCTTCTCGCCCGAGGAGGAGCCGGTGGCCGTGCGCATGATTCACGCCGCCGGCCTGGTGGTGCTGGCGCCGCACGTTCACTTCCGGGGGCAGGTGGTCGCCAGGGCCCGGGCGGCGCTGGAGGGTGGGGCGCCGATCCTGTGCGACGCGCGCATGGTCGCCGAGGGCATCACCCGCAAGCGCTTGCCGGCGGACAACGCGGTGATCTGCACCCTGCACGACGAGCGAGTGCCGGGCCTGGCACAGGAGATGGCCAACACCCGCTCGGCGGCGGCGCTGGAACTGTGGCGGCCCCAGCTGGAGGGCGCGGTGGTGGCGATCGGTAACGCCCCGACCGCGCTGTTCCACCTGCTGAACATGCTCGAGAATCCGGACTGCCCGCGCCCGGCGGCGATCATCGGTTGCCCGGTGGGCTTCGTCGGTGCGGCGGAGTCCAAGCAGGCGCTGTGGGAGAGCGCTGCGGCGCCCTGTGCCATCGTCGAGGGCCGGCTCGGCGGCAGCGCGGTGACGGTGGCCGCCATCAACGCCATGGCGGATCGCAGCGAATGAACCAGGGCACGACTCTCGATAGCTCCCTCGATAGCTCCCTCGATAGCTCCCCCGATAGCCGGACCGGCACCATCGTCGGCGTCGGCCTCGGACCCGGCAGCCAGGACCTGATGAGCGTGCGCGCCGACCGGCTGATCCGCGCCGCCAGTCATGTCGCCTACTTCCGCAAGAAGGGGCGCATCGGGCATGCCCGCACCATCGTCGAGGGCATGCTGGCGCCCGGTGCGGTGGAGCTGCCGATGGAGTATCCGGTCACCACCGAGATCCCCTTCGACGACCCGCGCTACAACGCCTGGCTCTCGGCCTTCTACGAACGCCAGGTGGCTCGGCTGGCCGAGATCGCCGGAGCCGGCCAGGACGTGGTGGTGCTCTGCGAGGGCGATCCCTTCTTCTACGGCTCCTTCATGCACCTCTACACGCGGCTCCTGAATCGCGTGCCGACCGAGGTGGTGCCCGGCATCACCGGCATGTCGGCGGCCTGGACGGCGACGGGTCGGCCCATCACCTGGGGCGACGACGTACTGACCGTGCTGACCGCGACCCAGTCGGAGGAGCGGCTGGCCGAGCGCATCGCGCGCACCGACGCCCTGGTGGTGATGAAGATCGGCCGCCACCTCGACAAGCTGCGCCGTGCGCTGGCAAGCGCCGGCCGCGAGGACGAGGCCTGGCTGATCGAGTACGCCTCGATGGCGCAGCAGCGGGTGGTGCCGCTGCGCGATGCCGGCGAGCGGGTGCCCTATTTCTCGATCCTGGTGATCCACGGCGACGGGAGGCGGCCATGAGGGCTGAGGGGCAAGAGGGCTGGCTTAAGATCGTGGGGTTGGGCCCGGGCAGCGATGCCTTGATTACCCCTGAGGCCTCCAGCGCGCTGGCCGACGCGACCGACGTGGTGGGCTATGTGCCCTACGTCGAGCGCGTGGCACCGCGGCCGGGGCTGACCCGCCACGGCTCGGACAACCGCGAGGAGATTCGCCGCGCCGAGCAGGCCCTCGAGATGGCCGCCGCGGGCCGCCGGGTGGCGGTCGTCTCCTCGGGGGACCCCGGCGTGTTCGCCATGGGGGCTGCCGTGTTCGAGGCGCTGGAAGCGGTCGAGCCGGCCTGGCGGGCGCTGGATATCCAGGTGCTGCCGGGGGTCTCGGCGATGCTGGCCGCCAGCGCGAGGCTCGGTGCCCCCCTGGGCCACGATTTCTGCTGCATCAACCTCTCGGACAACCTGAAGCCCTGGGCGCTGATCGAGAAGCGCCTGCGGCTGGCCGCCGAGGCCGATTTCGCCATGGCCTTCTACAACCCGCGCTCCCGCTCGCGGCCGGAGGGCTTCGCCCGCGCGCTGACGGTGTTGCGCCAGGCCTGTGGCGAGGCGCGCCTGATCATGTTCGCCCGCGCGGTCTCCACGCCGCAGGAGCGTCTGCGCGTCACCACCCTGGGAGAGGCGATGCCCGAGATGGCTGACATGCGCACCCTGGTGATGGTGGGCTCGAGCCTGACGCGTCGGATCCCGGGGGGCGGAAACGAGGAAGGCGAGTGGGTCTATACCCCGCGGTCGGCGCCCTCATCTGAGGCGGCTCAATGACCCAGCCACTGGAGTGCTTCGTCGAGGGTGTGCGCCTCGCGGCGGGGCGGCAGCGCCGGCCGGTCGATCATCACCACCGGCAGCGCGAGGATCCTCGCCGCCTCGAGCTTGGCCGCCGCGCCCGCGCCGCCGGCGTTCTTGCACACCAGGCGCTCGACGCCGTGCTCGCGCAGCAGGGCCAGGTCGCCCTCCCGGGTAAAGGGGCCGCGGTCGACGGTCAGCGTATGGTGCGGCAGCGGCGGGGGCGTATCGGGCCGGTCGATCAGCCGCAGCAGGTAGTGGTGCTCGGGCCTCGCGGCGAAGGCGGCAAGGTGCATGCGCCCGATCGCCAGCAGCACCCGCTGCGGGGGGCCGGCGAGCGCTTCCACCGCCGCCTCGATGCTATCGACCCGCTGCCAGTCGTCGCCCGGCTGCAACGCCCAGGGCGGCCGGGTCAGGGCGAGCAGCCGAGTACCCGTTTGTTCGGCCGCGGCCACGGCATGGCGGCTCATCTGCTCGGCGAAGGGGTGGGTGGCGTCGATCAGGTGGGTGATGCCCTCCGCCTTGAGAAAGGCGGCCAACCCATCGATGCCGCCGAAGCCACCGACCCGGGTCGGCAGCGGCTGGGGCTTGGGTGCGGCGACACGGCCGGCGTAGCTGAAGCGTGCAGGAATCTCGCGCTCGGCCAGGGCGCGAGCCAGGGCACTGGCCTCGGTGGTACCGCCGAGAATCAGGACTTTCATCGGGGCTCTTCGAGCTCCTTCATAGGGTTGGCGGGATGCGCGCCGGATAGCGCTTGGTGCTGACCATCTCGAGCAGGGAACGACAATCAGGAAGCGTATCGAGGCACATGATGACTGACGCGGACGAGGCCCCCTGGCTGACGATACTGGGCTGGGGCGAGAGTGGCATGGCGGGGCTCACGGCGGCAAGTCGCGAGGCGCTTGACGCCGCCGAGGTGGTGTTCGGCGCCCGACGCCTCCTGCGCCTGCTGCCGCCGCTCGCCGCCG
The genomic region above belongs to Halomonas sp. YLGW01 and contains:
- a CDS encoding AAA family ATPase, producing MTAVPEFPFVAVVGQQPLKTALLLNVIDPRLGGVLISGPKGSAKSTLARALAALLPEDGGGRRPSLVTLPLGASEERLTGSLDLQWVLAEGEARFQEGLLARADGGLLYVDEVNLLPDSLVDLLLDVAASGVNRVERDGLSHAHPARFSLIGTMNPDEGELRPQLLDRFGLCVEQAASPGVAERVAILRKREAFDRDPPAFIDAHAAEQEALTRRLADTRQRLGAVTAEPWVYEHIARESDAAGVEGMRADVTWHRAARAHAAWRGEPRVAREDLDTVEPWVLAHRRTIAPETPPDEGDSGHGSSRGGSNPSGTSRDRPGRERQEDASPDPAAGGTQDSAPQGQWGAMPPVAQPSVSAQMPSLPDAATGLTKTAPAVSASSSRLSGRQAGRRRDRRQGEQAADVSRLDWFATLVENRGRWPWRRLRYRRPRTGQPMLHLVLLDTSASTLGRRLLGRAKGVVDRLARQAYAAREQIAVLGFGNDGITSLQPRRRAPKDLLERLDAVAGGGGTPLREAVQRAADLLRQWRRREAGLSVRTYLITDGRTRQPLSGLPSLGDCVVVDTESAAVRRGRGRDIARQLGALYVPLAGLEASP
- a CDS encoding cobyrinate a,c-diamide synthase encodes the protein MNDAHANESATKNENTIGCPAVFIAAPASGQGKTTVTAALARMLRRRGQVVRVFKTGPDYLDPRVLAQASGQPVDQLDLWMAGEAYCRQRLFEAAREADLILVEGAMGLYDGEPSSADLAALFGLPLVIVMDVKGMAQTAAALVAGLAGFRDDIRITGLIANACGSQRHRELIEAALPVSVPLLAAVPRDTALALPERHLGLVQAEEIRDDLEARFDAGAEALAAEGLGEALLSLPPVVFSPAPSEASAPPAWLAGRTIAVARDAAFSFIYQANLDLLERMGARLHFFSPLTDRGLPACDALWLPGGYPELHAAGLAANAALRDDLQRAFAADLPILAECGGLLYCLETLTDVDEKTHAMLGLLPGAGAMRGRRGCQGMQTAELPEGEVRGHAHHRSQAGGTPAPIAHGRRQRHPAPGEAIYRSRRLTASYLHLFFPDNPAAIARLFGADAADASRSSEAPPTDSTLDQTKECHA
- the cobW gene encoding cobalamin biosynthesis protein CobW, which translates into the protein MKLDKIPATVVTGFLGSGKTTLLAGILRQITGKRIAVIVNEFGEQDIDSSLLRGCALGCEDGSEEEGARAPGMKEDEDGGIFELANGCICCTVEEEFLPVMKKLVARRDDIDHILIETSGLALPKPLVQAFNWPEVRQHCTVDAIITVVDGPAVAAGRYASDVEQVEAQRRADDSLDHDPSLRELLDDQLSAADLVLVSKSDLLSADERKRVEKIVARKVSEAVKTLFIDPSLAQDPARLEALMGIGAASEEGIDRIDNHHDRHHAEGAHHDHAHDHFDGVVIRLGEVDVEALEARLAELLKAHQIYRAKGFAAIPGKPMRRVIQAVGQRLDGYYDRLWAQDEPRHTELVIIGRGLDRASLQATLADAERAMPA